A stretch of DNA from Bacillota bacterium:
CATAACATATTATGCCAATTTATGCTACTGAAAAATGAAAGAAAAACTAAAAAAAATATACCCCTGCAGCCTTGTAGCTCAAGGGTCTTCAGACTTGCCGTAAAAAAGGACCTGTCAAACTAACGTGTGATTGTGCAGATAGGCAGAACACTTATTTGGTGGTAGAATCGTTGGGGACATGATGCGAAAGGTGGTCATTACATACATGGGAGAGATAATTGGGGGACTTCTAGCGGGTATAATTGCTTTGACATGGCAGCAGGTGGTGATGTGGACACTCGGGCTTAGTCTCATCTATCTTGCCGTCAAAAAGAACTATGAGCCTTTGCTGCTCGTCCCCATCGGCTTCGGAGCGGTTATGGCTAACATCCCGCTATCTGGAGCAGTGGGGGAGGGTGGCCCTTTGACTTTGCTACTTCAGGTCGGAGTACTTACGGAGCTGTTTCCCATCTTGATATTTATCGGGGTCGGGGCGATGTGCGATTTTGGTCCCTTGCTTAAGAACCCTGAGGTCATGTTACTAGGCGCGGCCGCACAAGTGGGTATTTTCGCCACGATTATCGTGGCCACGCTGCTCGGGTTTCCCATCGCGCAGGCAACAGCCATCGGAATCCTCGGCACTGCGGACGGCCCGACGACACTTTATGTCGCCTCGCTGTACGCGCCAGAAATTTTAGCGCCGTTAGCTTTGGCGGCGTATTCCTACATGGCGCTCACCCCGCTGATTATGCCACCTATCATCAAAGCGCTGACAACTGTTAGTGAGCGGAAATTGCGCATGCACTACCACAGCGGGCCAGAAGTCTCACGCACAGCAAAGTTGGTGTTCCCTTTATGTGTTGTCATCGTGGCGGGCGTCATTGCACCAGTAGCCGTCCCCTTGGTGGGTTTCCTTATGTTGGGTAACTTCCTCCGCGAAAGCGGCGTCACTGACAGGCTCAGTCAGTCAGCGCAAAACGAACTTATCAATGTAGTGACTTTGCTGCTAGGCCTTACTATTGGCGGTACTATGACGGCCAACAACTTTCTTAACGTCACATCCTTAGGTGTTATGATGCTAGGCTTAGGGGCCATGACCTTTGCGACTGCGGGAGGCATCATCATTGCCAAAATTCTTAATTTGTTTAGGCAGGAAAAAATTAACCCCATGGTTGGTGCTGCTGGCATCTCGGCCTTTCCTATGGCCGGGCGCGTGGTGGCAAAAATGGCGCTCGCGGAGGACAAGCAGAACTACCTACTGATGCACGCGATGTCGGTAAACATTTCTGGACAACTCTGCTCCATCGTAGCGGGCGTAGTGGTTATCGCCATTATAAAGGCCTTGCTGGGAGCATAGACATTTTTGCCTGCACTATACCGGACTCATTTCAGGATAAAGGGAGGTCATTTTCATGCCAGAAGAAGTCCGCACCGCGCTCATGATCGCCGCCATTGGTTTACCGGTAATGATTGGTGTAATAGGCATATTCATACTATTGGCCCGTGTCCTTACTGCGGTTTTTCCCCACCAGCGGGACGAAGCCTAGAACAGGGGCCATTTGTCGAGAAATAGTTCGCTTTACACTAAAATTAACATGAGATATGCTTGTGTCAGCGTAATATTATGGGCAGTTTGCTAGAACAAAAGGAGGGGATTGCCGTTGATTTCTGATTTTCAAAAGCAAGTTATCGTGGAGATGTTGCGAGAAAATGTGGCACCCTCCTTCGTCTATCTATTCGGCTCACAAAGCTCAGGCACCGCTCGACAAGATAGCGATATTGATATCGCCTATGTCGCAGATAAGCATCTAAGCCCTTACGAACGATTCACCTTGGCCGGTCAGCTTGCTTCCTTGCTCCATGTTGATGTGGATCTAGTAGACCTTAACGTTGCTTCGACCGTGTTGCAGATGCAAATTGTGAGTCAAGGTTCTATTATCTACTGCACAGAAGAGCTGTTCCGCCAGTTGTTTGCCATGCGTGTCTACAAAATGTATGCGCGTCTCAATGAGGAAAGGGCGGCCATAATGCAAAATTACGCACGAGGGAGTTTAGAGGCGTGAACAGAGATGTGATCATCAACAAGTGCGCGGTTATCGAGCGCTGCGTGAAACGCGTGGTTGAGGAGTACGGCGGTAGCGCCGCTTCACTGGAAAACCTTACTAAACAAGATTCGGTCATGCTCAATCTGCTGCGCGCCTGTGAAGCTGTTATTGATCTAGCTATGCACCTAGTTGCGGAGCAGTCCCTCGGTGTGCCTCAATCAAGCCGTGATTCGATCGAAATACTTAGAAAGCACGGTACTCTCTCCCCCAACACGGCACAGAACATGAAGAACATGATCGGCTTTCGCAACATCGCCGTCCACGATTACCAAGCCCTAAACTTAGAGATCGTGCAGGCGATTATTGAAAGGCATCTCCTAGACTTTCGTCACTACGTCGAAGAGATTTTAGGTGCGACTGTACGGAAGTAGGGGTGGTGCCACTAGCTGCCATGGGCAGGCAGAGGTCAGCTCGTCAGAGGACGCAAACGCTTGACTCCCGTTTCCTGCCGGGCTATAATGAGTTGTAATGAAGTAGGGGCCATCCGCCTCTCACCTTGCTAATTATGTTGGCGGGTTAATAGTGCGCGACAGTTGTCGCAGTGCTTATTCGGCGGGTGGAAGACACTCGCCTTATTGTTATGAATTTTAGGAGGTGGATTAGTCATTAATAAAGAAACCAAAGTAGCCGAGCCCCAAGTGAATGACGAGATTAGAGCCCGCGAAGTCCGTCTGATTGATGAAAACGGAGAACAGCTGGGGGTAAGACCTTTCCGCGATGCGCTGCGCATTGCCCAGGAGAAAGGCCTCGACCTTGTCAATGTGGCGCCAACGGCCAAGCCCATAGTTTGCCGTATTATGGACTACGGCAGATTTAAGTATGAGCAAAGCAAGAAAGACCGCGAAGCTCGCAAGAAACAACACATCATCAATGTCAAGGAACTCACCTTTAGTCCTAACATCGAGCCACATGACTTGGAGACTAAGTCTCGCTCGGCCATTCAGTTCTTGAAGGAGGGCGATAGAGTCAAAGTCACTGTTCGCTTCCGTGGTCGTGAAGTCGCCCATTCTGACCGTGGAAAGCACGTTTTGACGCAATTTTACGCCTTAGTGCAAGACTTAGCCACGATTGACCGCGAGCCGAAGCTCGAAGGGCGCAACATGATTATGTTTTTGAATGCCAAAAAACAGCAACAATAAGGAGGCAGCAACATGCCAAAAGTGAAAACCGTTCGCGGCGCAGCCAAGAGGTTTAAAATTACAGGCACCGGCAAGGCTTTGCGGCGCAGCAATATGAAGAATCACCTTAATGAGGCCAAGTCGTCTAAGCGGATGCGCAACCTCGGCAAGGCTAGTCTTGTTCACCCAACAGATATGGGCCGTCTAAAGCAGCTCATTCCATACAAATTTTAAGCAGACAACTATTAGGAGGTTAGATTATGCCACGTGTAAAGAAAGGCGTCACTGCACGCGCTCGCCATAAGAAGATTCTGAAGC
This window harbors:
- a CDS encoding sodium ion-translocating decarboxylase subunit beta gives rise to the protein MGGLLAGIIALTWQQVVMWTLGLSLIYLAVKKNYEPLLLVPIGFGAVMANIPLSGAVGEGGPLTLLLQVGVLTELFPILIFIGVGAMCDFGPLLKNPEVMLLGAAAQVGIFATIIVATLLGFPIAQATAIGILGTADGPTTLYVASLYAPEILAPLALAAYSYMALTPLIMPPIIKALTTVSERKLRMHYHSGPEVSRTAKLVFPLCVVIVAGVIAPVAVPLVGFLMLGNFLRESGVTDRLSQSAQNELINVVTLLLGLTIGGTMTANNFLNVTSLGVMMLGLGAMTFATAGGIIIAKILNLFRQEKINPMVGAAGISAFPMAGRVVAKMALAEDKQNYLLMHAMSVNISGQLCSIVAGVVVIAIIKALLGA
- a CDS encoding nucleotidyltransferase domain-containing protein, with the protein product MLRENVAPSFVYLFGSQSSGTARQDSDIDIAYVADKHLSPYERFTLAGQLASLLHVDVDLVDLNVASTVLQMQIVSQGSIIYCTEELFRQLFAMRVYKMYARLNEERAAIMQNYARGSLEA
- a CDS encoding DUF86 domain-containing protein produces the protein MNRDVIINKCAVIERCVKRVVEEYGGSAASLENLTKQDSVMLNLLRACEAVIDLAMHLVAEQSLGVPQSSRDSIEILRKHGTLSPNTAQNMKNMIGFRNIAVHDYQALNLEIVQAIIERHLLDFRHYVEEILGATVRK
- the infC gene encoding translation initiation factor IF-3, with translation MLGGGLVINKETKVAEPQVNDEIRAREVRLIDENGEQLGVRPFRDALRIAQEKGLDLVNVAPTAKPIVCRIMDYGRFKYEQSKKDREARKKQHIINVKELTFSPNIEPHDLETKSRSAIQFLKEGDRVKVTVRFRGREVAHSDRGKHVLTQFYALVQDLATIDREPKLEGRNMIMFLNAKKQQQ
- the rpmI gene encoding 50S ribosomal protein L35, which codes for MPKVKTVRGAAKRFKITGTGKALRRSNMKNHLNEAKSSKRMRNLGKASLVHPTDMGRLKQLIPYKF